Genomic window (Acidobacteriota bacterium):
AAGTCCCCGCATGAGAAAATAGCCAAGTAGTTCAATCAAATGAAGTTAGTGGACTACTGACTACGATCTACTGACTACAAACTGGTATTCGTTCAGATTTGGGTCCAGTAAATACCCCACTCTTGAGCTCTCCAGTCCGGAAAATTCCTTTTCAACCAGGCAACAACGAAAATGAGTCTGCAGGTAAACTATTGAAAATAAAGATATATTTTGAGCCTGTACTTCTTTTCAATCAGATGCTCAGGGCGGTGAATACCTTCAATCCCGGCACCTTTTGAAGTGATTATGGGCCAAATCAACGAGCTTATGACCGCTGGATAGGGAAGCAGGGCTGAAGTTGCGGGAACTTGATAAAACCTTGAAGGTCTTATCTATAAGTTATTTTAAATCAACTGGTTATATTTAGTTCTGCTTCTGACTTTACCTGATTTAGACGAAAGCAGGTTCAAAAAATACCCGCCTGGGTCCAGCAAATACCCCACCCTCAAACAGTTCTGACATTCGAGGTGTTGCGAGTAAGTGTTCTAAACCTGGTAACTGTTGAAAATAAAAGTATTGAGATGTTTTTTAAAGAAAATCTCGGCCAATTTGATCCAGCCATTTTTTCACAAAAGCTCCGAGCTTTGGGCCACGCAAGCTTCAAAAAGAAAGGCCCTCAGTACACCAAATACCCCACGTGTGAGGCTGATTGAAAATTATTACCGACGGTGAAAAGTAAATGGAACTACGATATTTTACTGTTAGTTCGTTGCTTTTTCCTGAAGTAAAATCTCAAGTTCTGATTTGTCTCTTGCTGGTTTGTTCGTACAGCAAATACCCCAGGCTGGGGCAAAGTGACAACATGACAAGATGAGAGGGTGACAGGCATAAGCACCAGGAGAAGGAACTTTGAGCCTGTGTGAGGCAAGGAGACGGGGAGACCGAGGGACAGGATGATCATTCTCAATTCTTCATTCTGCCTCATCAGTTCTCAAGCTCGACTGGGAGCGGCAGCGACGACAGCACAAAGGTATTGAGATCTGCCGATGAGGGAAACTCAACTGAAAGCAATTCAGACCGCAAATCGAGTGTACGGCCAGTGTGTTCATAGACCCGCACGATTGGCAGGAGCTTGAGCGGTGATGATTCTGGCAGGTCATCTGACTGGTGGCTGGCAAGGCGGCTGAGTGCTTCATTCCAGTTGCTGGCAAACTCAAGCAATACTGACAGTCCCGATTGGGTTGGACCAACTGGGAGGACTCTCAGTTGGATTGGGATAAATAGACTGGAAGTAGCATAAACCAGATGGGTTCCGGCTTCATTCTGAAGAAGCTGGTAGGCCAGAGCACCAGACATTTCGAGGCACACGGCTGAAAATCCAAGCGTCCGTGGCAACGTGACGGTCGAAACTGTCAGCCCCTGATCGTCAGCAGCCCACTGGCGGTAGAGATTAGCCAGCCTTCCCTTCCAATCTGCAATGCCTGGGTATTCATTGAGTGTGTAAAACAAAGCGAGAGCCCCGGTTGTCTCCTTGTTTTTGAGTGAGTGGGCCAGGGTTTCAAGCAAGGCTGTTTCCCGCACAATGTCGGCGACATAATCGGTTGGAGACTGACCGATGCTTACACCTTCGGTTGCAAATTCCTGGAGATAGAGGTGAACATCACTGGCGGCAACAAACTCTTGTGCGAGCTGACTTAACCCTGCCGAGCGATGGCTGAGATGGCGCTGGACCAGGTGTCGTTTGGAAACCCGCGAAACCTTTGTCCATTGGGTTGCGTGAGGTGATGTCTTTTTCGCCTCTAACCGCGTACTTCCCCGTTCAATCATGCGCTGAACCCGTTGCAGGTGCTCGCGAACCAGAAAATACCGTTCGTGCGCTGGATCCAGTGCATCCAGTGAAACCTGGCCAGTTGGGCGCAACACACTGATTTCTTGTTCAATCCGATGAACTATCCGCTCTGTTTGTTTCAGAATGTCTTTGGCTGGGCTGACAGCCAGCACCAGTGACAGGGATGAACTCTGTTTGACTGGTTCAATCGCCTGAACAATGACACCAAAACCTTCAGGCTGGGGCAGCACGCTGATCAAGGTCAGCGATTCAAGCGGGAGTGCCGCCAGCCGAGCCGCCACAGGTTGAATGAGATTGCGTTCGAGTGACCGCTTGAGTGCGCGGGCGCCGAGCTGGGGATGGTATCCAAGCGAAATAATGGCTTCCATCGCCCGTGGATCAACATACAACGTGGCTTTTCGGCGTAGAAGTCCTTCACGATGAAGAATTTCCCCAAATAATCCCTGGGCAATCCGCTCGATTTCGGGTCGGGAGAGGCGTTCAAACGGGATAATCCGGTCCAACCGGTTGAAGAATTCAGGTTTGAAGAATTTCTGAGCGGCGGTGAGGTAGGCGGCTGTTTCGTGACTGCCATCGGTGTGAAATCCAAGGGTCGTCTGGGCCTCCCTCACGCCCAGGTTCGAGGTTAAAACCAGAATGGCGTTTGAAAAATCGGCGGTTCGCCCGAGGGCATCGGTCAATCGTCCATCCCCCATGACCTGGAGCAACAAATTGAACATATCCGGATGGGCTTTTTCGATTTCATCCAGTAGCACGACCGCAAATGGCTGGCGGCGAATGGCGCTGGTCAGGAGCCCTTCAGGCTGGTCAAATGTTCCAATCAGTCGGGATACCGCTGCTGGGGTGAGATATTCGTTCATGTCAAAGCGCAGCAGTTTGTCTTCGTGACCAAACAAATACCGGGCAATTGTTTTGGCACAATGGGTCTTCCCTACCCCGGTTGGACCGAGGAACAACATGGCCGCCAGTGGTCGGGTGGGGTCGCTCAATCTGGCTTTGGCAACTGAAACCACATCCGCCACCGCCGTGATCGCCACTTCCTGACCAATCACGAGTTGCCGCAAGGTGTCAAAAATGTCTTTGCGGTCCAGTTTGACTTCATCGTCCAGGTACGCCAGCGACAATCCGCTGCTGGCCTGGAATTCACGCAATACCGCCTGACGGTTGATAAAGTGGCCGGTATGTTTGACCGCCAGTTGGCGCAAAAAACCGGCAGCTTTGCCAGGAAAGACGGCTTCTTTGACAAACCGGCGCTGGAGGTCAATCACAACTGGCAGTGAATCAAGTGAAAAGGTGCACTGGTGGCGGAGTTCAAACTGACGCTTGCAATCAATCAGAACTTCGAGTGTTTCGTCCGCATTGGTTGGTTCAACAAACAGTGGGTGAAAGAGGTCGGCGAACGACCGATCTTTTTCACGCAACACTCGAAGGGATTCGGGCGTGATTTCACCCAGGATTCGCACGTCCCGGCGTTCGATATAGGGCTTGAGGACATCGGCCACCGACAGGCTGGAACTGCTTGATTGACCAGCCATAAACAAACCGAGCAGATCGTCAAAATAGAGGACCAGTTTGAGCCGCCTGGCTTCTTTCAGAATAGCAATCAAGCGGTCTTCCCATTGGCCAACATATGCCATGCCCGAAATCAATCGCTGTGGAGACAGGAGCCAGACCTGACCGCGAAATTGTTCTTCTTCAGTTGTGGCCAGCGGACGTTGCGTGCGTTGGAGTTCGCTTCGATACACCAGTTCCTGGATGATGGTGGTTTTTCCAACCATGCGTGGACCGACCACCACCACAGGGCGCTGGTCTTCTTCGGCCAGAAGTTTTGAAAGTTCAGTTACTTCGCGTTCGCGCCTGATTGCCCGATCAAGTTCGTCGGGATAGAGCCGATTGAGCAGCCGTCCGACTTTGTGGAGTTCCCGATATCCGCTCGTTACCCGCTGGGCGCCGAGCATCGCAAACAATGAGACTGGCTCTGGTTTCACCACATCTGGGACGTTGACAAAGACTTCGACCGAGGTCACCCAGACTTTTCCTTCAAGGCTATAGCTGGCCGGTTCGGTAAAGCTGTCGCTCTCATCCTTGAATTGCTTGCGAAAGTAGGCGGCAAGTGTGTCTTTGGCGCGGTCAAAAAGTGATTCACCCCGTTCAATATCAAACCAAACGTCAGGCAATTTCGGCGAAAAGGCAATCCGGCGATCAAAGGCTTCAAAGACCACGATGAGTAGCCGGCAGGTGTGGGTTTTCTTGGCCAGTTCAAAGGAAAATTTCCAGACGTATTCTTCCAATGGTGGATGAAACGTCAGTTGGGCGAGTTCATCCCGATCAGGTGTGCGTGCCAGTTCGCGGAGTTTTTGCCCTAGTGCAAAGGAAAATTTATCCAGCGCCGATTGCAGACTGGCATGTGAAATCACTGGCTCGCTGAAAAATAGTGGTTGAACTTGATAGAGAAAGCCTCTGGCTTTTCCAGTCTGCTTTTGTTCGTTCACGTAAACGGGGATGGTGAATTTCATGAGTGAGTGAAGAGCAAAAAAGCGAGATAGTGAGTAGCGAGGTAGCGAGTAGCCAACCCAACTACGTAAACCAGCAGACTCAGCCGCGCTTAGGGAGCGTAAAAAAACAACTTCTTGTTTTCGTTTGGGAATCAGGCATTTGGATTGAGCATCCTGAAAGGCTGCCGTTCGGATAGCCGGTGGTTGCGAGGCTTTGGGAGCTACCACCGGGACCGATTTGTTTCCCCAGTCTACCTCTCCCCGCTTCGCCCGCGCCCCGCAGGGGCGCGGGCGAAGCGGGGAGAAACAAGAGGAATGGCCATTGGATCCGGTGGTAGGCCCAAAGCGGCCAACCGACCGGCTATCCGAACTGCAACGCTTCGCGGTGCAAAACCAAAGCCTGGGCGTGACAGAACACCCACGCCCTCAGGAACTTATTTTTTAACGCTCCCTTACTTTTACTGCCGGGTGCCGACCAAAGCCCCAAAAAGTACACTGAAAAAGAGCTTTCAGGCAACAAGTCGGAAGTTTCTGTTAAGGAAAAAAGGACTGAGTTTAAGCCTTTGCCGGGTTATTTGCTGGTAAAGTGAAACAGAAGAATGGTTGAAAACTTGCTTGTTTAAAAGACAACCCTTTAGAAATTAAGGAGATAGTCTGTTCATAATTCATAATTCATCATTCATAATTTCTAAAAACTGGTCAAAGGTGCGGTGGCGATGGTAGGCTATTGAAAGAATCAAACACAACCTGCCCTCCTTCCCCTGGAGTCCTGGGTTGCCCCACAAAAGTCCTTATCTGGCACTCATCTCAACATCTGGATGGATCAAATTTTATGAACTACTTCGTCACCGGCGGCACGGGGTTCATCGGTAAATTTCTGGTCGAACGTCTTGCACGGCGCAAGGACGCCACCATTTATGTCCTGGTGCGCGAGTCGTCGCAGGATAAGTTTGAATTTCTGCAGGAACGCATTGGTGAAAACGGCAAAAAACTGGTTCCGATTTTCGGTGATATCACCAAACCGGGTGTGATCTCCCCGGCAAATTTAAAGAAGCTCAAGGGAAAGATTGATCACGTGTTCCATCTGGCGGCTATTTATGACATGGATTTAGACGAAGAAACCGCCGAAGCCTTCAATGTCGAAGGAACACGCAACGTCGTGAAACTGGTCAATAAACTGGGTGGGGATGTTCGGTTGCACCATACCAGTTCGGTGGCGATTGCCGGTTCCGACTTTGCCGGGCAATTTACGGAAGACATGTTTGACGAAGGCCAGACGTTGACGCATCCCTATCACCGGACCAAGTTTGAATCCGAACAAATTGTGCGCGAGGAATCAACCGTTCCGTTTCGCATCTACCGACCCGGCGTGGTCATTGGGTCAAGTGTGACGGGCGAGATTGATAAAATTGACGGGCCGTATTATTTCTTCAAGACGCTCCAGAAAATCAGCTACAAGATTCCGAAATGGCTGCCGTTGCTTGGAATTCACGGCGGAAAAGTTCCGATTGTCCCGGTTGATTATGTCGCCAATGCAATGGATGCAATTGCCCATAAACCAAATCTGGACGGAAAAGCCTTTTTCCTGTTACAGGCCAATTCACCGTCAGTGGGTGAACTGATTGAAACCATTCTGGCGGCGGCTCACGGTCCAGGCTTTGCCCACAAACTTGAATTGCCCTGGTTGAATGCTCCGTTGCGAACTGCGACAGAATCCATTGATCGTGTGATGCCAGACCGAATCAAGAAACAAATTGCGAAAGCCATTGGGGCACCGGTTTCAACTCTGAGTTTTTCGTTTGTGACCACGGTTTTTAGTGACCGCAACACTCGGGCGGCGCTCAAAGGCACCGGCATTCGATGTCCAAATCTGGTTGATTATGCCCCGGTCATCTGGCAGTTTTGGGAGCAATACCTTGATTATGACTACACTGTTCCAGTGAAACTGGTCCGTAAACTGACCGGGAAAGTGGTGCTCATTACTGGAGCGTCGAGTGGAATCGGTTTTTCCACCGCCAAAAAACTGGCGGCGACTGGCGCCAAAGTGCTGCTGGTGGCCCGCACGCGTGAAAAACTTG
Coding sequences:
- a CDS encoding AAA family ATPase; this translates as MKFTIPVYVNEQKQTGKARGFLYQVQPLFFSEPVISHASLQSALDKFSFALGQKLRELARTPDRDELAQLTFHPPLEEYVWKFSFELAKKTHTCRLLIVVFEAFDRRIAFSPKLPDVWFDIERGESLFDRAKDTLAAYFRKQFKDESDSFTEPASYSLEGKVWVTSVEVFVNVPDVVKPEPVSLFAMLGAQRVTSGYRELHKVGRLLNRLYPDELDRAIRREREVTELSKLLAEEDQRPVVVVGPRMVGKTTIIQELVYRSELQRTQRPLATTEEEQFRGQVWLLSPQRLISGMAYVGQWEDRLIAILKEARRLKLVLYFDDLLGLFMAGQSSSSSLSVADVLKPYIERRDVRILGEITPESLRVLREKDRSFADLFHPLFVEPTNADETLEVLIDCKRQFELRHQCTFSLDSLPVVIDLQRRFVKEAVFPGKAAGFLRQLAVKHTGHFINRQAVLREFQASSGLSLAYLDDEVKLDRKDIFDTLRQLVIGQEVAITAVADVVSVAKARLSDPTRPLAAMLFLGPTGVGKTHCAKTIARYLFGHEDKLLRFDMNEYLTPAAVSRLIGTFDQPEGLLTSAIRRQPFAVVLLDEIEKAHPDMFNLLLQVMGDGRLTDALGRTADFSNAILVLTSNLGVREAQTTLGFHTDGSHETAAYLTAAQKFFKPEFFNRLDRIIPFERLSRPEIERIAQGLFGEILHREGLLRRKATLYVDPRAMEAIISLGYHPQLGARALKRSLERNLIQPVAARLAALPLESLTLISVLPQPEGFGVIVQAIEPVKQSSSLSLVLAVSPAKDILKQTERIVHRIEQEISVLRPTGQVSLDALDPAHERYFLVREHLQRVQRMIERGSTRLEAKKTSPHATQWTKVSRVSKRHLVQRHLSHRSAGLSQLAQEFVAASDVHLYLQEFATEGVSIGQSPTDYVADIVRETALLETLAHSLKNKETTGALALFYTLNEYPGIADWKGRLANLYRQWAADDQGLTVSTVTLPRTLGFSAVCLEMSGALAYQLLQNEAGTHLVYATSSLFIPIQLRVLPVGPTQSGLSVLLEFASNWNEALSRLASHQSDDLPESSPLKLLPIVRVYEHTGRTLDLRSELLSVEFPSSADLNTFVLSSLPLPVELEN
- a CDS encoding SDR family oxidoreductase, which encodes MNYFVTGGTGFIGKFLVERLARRKDATIYVLVRESSQDKFEFLQERIGENGKKLVPIFGDITKPGVISPANLKKLKGKIDHVFHLAAIYDMDLDEETAEAFNVEGTRNVVKLVNKLGGDVRLHHTSSVAIAGSDFAGQFTEDMFDEGQTLTHPYHRTKFESEQIVREESTVPFRIYRPGVVIGSSVTGEIDKIDGPYYFFKTLQKISYKIPKWLPLLGIHGGKVPIVPVDYVANAMDAIAHKPNLDGKAFFLLQANSPSVGELIETILAAAHGPGFAHKLELPWLNAPLRTATESIDRVMPDRIKKQIAKAIGAPVSTLSFSFVTTVFSDRNTRAALKGTGIRCPNLVDYAPVIWQFWEQYLDYDYTVPVKLVRKLTGKVVLITGASSGIGFSTAKKLAATGAKVLLVARTREKLEETQRIIENAGGEAYVYPCDLNDLEAIDKMAADVLSDFGAVDVLINNAGRSIRRAVDESYDRFHDFQRTMQLNYFGAVRLIMALLPSMQQNRSGQIINISSIGVQLNAARFSAYVASKAALDAFSRCLSAEVRDYNIHITAIYMPLVRTPMIAPTKIYSYVPTWSPEDAANTVIKAIVDRPKSIATPMGTAAAVSYALWPKVNDYILSKGFQLFPSSAAAKGQKGKEGPSPKPTLEQVIFANVFKGEHW